A genomic region of Entelurus aequoreus isolate RoL-2023_Sb linkage group LG19, RoL_Eaeq_v1.1, whole genome shotgun sequence contains the following coding sequences:
- the LOC133635257 gene encoding potassium voltage-gated channel subfamily H member 4-like produces MDGVNIRSSDIAERERQTKESQERGLHELGKRLEMPYINNTVGGPSVRSSYIAALYFTLSSLNSFGNVCANTDAEKIFSICTVLIGGMPDASYGIT; encoded by the exons atggatggagttaa CATCCGCAGTAGCGACATCGCTGAAAGGGAACGTCAAACAAAAGAATCCCAAGAAA gagggctccatgagctgggcaaacgcctggagatgccctacatcaacaacacggtcggcggcccgtcggtgcgcagctcgtacatcgccgccctctacttcaccctcagcagcctaaacagctttggcaacgtgtgcgccaacacggacgccgagaagatcttctccatctgcaccgtgCTCATCGgtggtatgccggacgcctcgtatggaataacgtga